gaaaaaagtcctgttttctttttgattttttggaATCTAAAAATTGTCTAAACGCTCGAAGGGCGTTGAAATCGGATGTAAAATTTTGtgtagatacattttcatataaacAAGATTTTCATCGTAGGTCGTAGGCAACCAGAAATCTCGTTTTACCGATACATgccgcaattttgcaaaaaaagtataaattcatgtttgttaatttttcTTGCAACTAGATGACAGAACACATAGACATCTAGAAAgattttatttttgaatttttatcaatttattttatttttttctgaaaacTAGAAAGGCGATCCATAGAGAGTGTGGGCAGAATTTTTGGTACCCCTTAGCAAtggaagtagcagtggcgcaccacgccATGGTGCGCCATTACTAAGGGGGGCATATTTTCATCATTTTCAAAACTGGCCAGACTTGGCGCACAAAATAATGGTGCTTCACTGGTAAGCCTGGGAAAGGGTGGACCAAGCAGAAAGTTAGAAGTGGCATGTGTAGTGGTGCGCCACTTCTAGTAATTCTACGGCTAGGCATTTTTCTAGTAATGATGAGGCCGCGCGCACATACGACGCGGTGACGTGGTGGCTCGGTCGTCCGCGCCGCAACATGAACTTCCATGGCGTGACCTCCGCCGCCCAAGTGGAGATGTTGGCGCCCCCACCGCGCCTTGTCACCGACGAGGAGAGgcagcgccaccgccaccgctggCTCGCCATCGCCATGACGGTGTGGCACGAGAATTTCCTGCAAGATGTCTACGGCGAAAACAAGTTCTTCACGCAGCAGCAGGTGGAGCGCAACACCGCGAAGACAGCGAACCGAGCGCGCAAGGCCTTCATCCTAGCGCAGATGGAAGGCCCGACCACCATTGACGATAATGATCCCCGGTGGGGGATCAGTTTTCGTCCACCGTCTCCAGTTCATCGGGCTCCGGCGTCAAATGGATAGATTAGTTTATCGTACTTTAGTTTCTTGCACTAGTTATCATATTTGTAATATAttcgctttttaatctattttagTTTGTCGGTTTGATCTATATTTATTGATGTTTGTACTACGAATAGTGTTTCGGGCACTGTATTTATGCGCATCCGGTGAAGCGCCCCTTTCCCACGCGTAATACTTTGGAGCGTCTGGTGAAGAGACCTCCTCGCGCGCGCAAAAATCGCAAAACAGACGATGTATCGTGGTTTTAGCGCATGACTGTTTTGGGCACCTGTTGGAAATGCTCTAAAAGGTTATGACGTTATTTGCAAAATAGCATGTTATATCATGCTAGAACGTCAGGGCAATATTTTCCAGCCTACTGGCACAAGGGAGGTTGTGTAGAGAGAGGGAGACAAGTTATACTTTCGCTAACTGAAGATGGACCTTTCAAAATTGACGAGACATAAGAGAACTCCGTTTACTCAGATGGATGTAGACGGATAAAAATATCTCCCTTCgactattctttttatcgttttacATACTCCCAGCGACAACTTTGACAGCCATCCGACCAGGCACCTGGGACTAAACCTGTCTGACCCAGCCAACCAGGAGCACCCGGTGAACAAGGGCTATGCCGTTTCTAAGctactaacacaaaaggattatgGGTCAATTGTTCGGCTAGTAGGCGGTCAATAATATAACAGGTAGTTCTGAAAATATGTGCAGAATTTATCAGCATGAACATGCTAACTAATAGGACTGCACCCCTCTGCACTATAATGTGGTCTCAACCAAGCTGATAATCTCTTGAACACGCTTGTAGTGCCAAGTTCACCTCCCAGAGCCTCTCAACTCTCAAGGGTCGACACTCCAGCTTGATGGTACGCTAGGTGTAGGCAAGCTTATGCTCTCGCTGCGTAGCATCAGAAGAACATCCGACATAGTAGGCCGGTGCATCGGACAGTCTTGGATACACAGTAGTGCCACGTGAATGCATTTGATGATCTGAGCTGTTTGTGGTTCATTACATAGTGGTACTGGTGATAGGTCAAGAAGCTCGTGGGACTTTCCTGCTTTCCACAGATCCCAGGCCTGAAAGAACTCTCATGGTTATTAATGTGACAAACTGAATAATCCCTGGTCTCTCTTTTGTTGAATGGTAGATAGTGCATAACGGAATTCAACATCATAAACTTATTAATTCTAATTTTGTATCCAGGGCATAACTAATATAAATTGACTGTTTTGCACAGAAAACTATAtggtattttattttattttctatcttaCTCTAGTTTTTCTTTATTTACCAATATTATTGACATGGTTTCCAAAATTCCAAGACTAAAAGAGAGAGCACTGACCAGCAACAGGAATGCTTTTAGAGTTTTAAAAACAGAAGAAAAGATATACTTTTAGCAAAGGGTAAAAGACTGCACTCACATGTGTTGGTAGATTCATCATATCTCCATTGGGTGATAACGAAATGCACCTCTTTCGACTTACGATCTCAAGGATCAGGATGCCGAAGCTATAAACATCAGACTTCACTGAGAATTTCCCATACCTGATATATTCAGGATCCATATAACCACTGCAAAATTAAAACGAAAATCATATTTTAGCACATAAATAAAGGAGCAAAGGAGCTTCATGTCATAAAAGGCTGGTTTATTTGGTTAACTCTTACTTTGTGCCCTTAACAGTATCTGAGGTCTCTTCAGTCCCACTAGAAGGCAATATTCTAGCCATCCCAAAATCAGAAATCTTAGGGTTCATGTCATAATCTAACAATATATTATTTGCTTTCAAATCCATGTGGACAACACATTGATGAGATAGATCATGCAGGTAAACAAGACCCTGAGCTATCCCTTCAATTATATGGAGGCGCTTAGACCAATTAAGTGATTCTCTTGTCTTTGTATCTGAAAATGATCAACGGAATGAAGCTTTCATAAAAAATTACGAGATTTTTCTTTCAAGCTCAAAAGAATAATGGAAACTGAAGTCTCAGTGAATACAGCTGTATAGAAAAGAAGCCAGGCTCTTGTTTGGCATGTATTCGTAGACAAGAATCATCTCTTCATGCTGAATATGAAATCCAAGAAAGTCCTTTTCTCTTTGAATGCAAAACCCAAGTAGCCTAATTACATTTCTatgttgaagatttgcaattgtTTCAATCTCAGCAGTGAATTCTTCTAAACCTTGAGTTGACGATGCTGCAAATCTTTTGACCGCAATCTCAGTTCCACTAGGCAgttttccctgaaaaacagggtATCAGCAGTAAGGAACCAACTTTTTTAGAATGGATCTCAAGACTCATATCTATAGCAATATATACTCGTATTATGGTGTAGTATATATATAATAATTATTCGTAGGTTCATATACTTACACTAAGATACTCCAAGGGGAGCTACGTGAACAAATTGCAAGTGAGCTGATAGTTTTTGGTATATTTTCAAAACACCTTCATATCAGTACATACTTCAACTACATTTACGCTCGCGATCAATGATAACATACTACGGAATTAAAGATGCATTCAATTAATTAGATTCCCTTGCATCATTTTGTTATGTATAATAGAATAATAGTGTCTATTATACTTGAACTCCCTAAAAAAGAAATGATAGTAGAATAATAATGCTATTTCACAAATAACATGTAAGAAAAATGTACCTTGTAAACATAACCAAAAGCACCACGTCCAACCACGTTATCCCATTTGAAATTTTCTGTAAACTTTACGACCTGAGAAAGATTAAACAGCAACAATCTTGAACATCTCTCAGCACATAATAGGTTTACAAGTATGTCCTTGTCCACAGCTATTCGTTCAGCCTTCCTTTTTTGTGGTCCATTGGAAAAATGGTTCCCTGTCATTGATTATGAATTATAGTACAGATTAGGAAGTCCTTTAAAACAAAATACATGCgtattaccatttaccattttgtATTTCGCTGATAGCACAAAATAGTTACAGAATAATGGCCCAATACAAATAGAAGACATTGGGCATGTGGTCCAGGTGGAGAAATAGAATAAACCATGTCTACAGTTTTCAGGAAAGCATTCCAGTTCATGACCCCAAAGGTTGTAATCATCAGTTTTCGAACAGTTCCTGACAGTTTGTAAGGGAAATGCTATTTTTTCTAGAAACTTGTAGGGCGGTACTGGTTCGGTGGTTCCTATCAAACCCATAAACATAGGAATCAGTTAAAACTTGTCAGTTTTCTGCAAAGGTGTGGCAAGAGATTGAGCTACCCAAGACTGATATAGACACATTAAATCAGGGTCATTCCCCTCTATTATTCTCTTGTATCATTTTTTATCTCCTTAACTAATGTTCCTTCTTGAAATGTGCGTTACGAACAGAAATGGCGAGAGTACCTTTCTATACACCCACTTTTTTATGACCTACAGGGAAACATAGAAGAACTAATATACTAAAAGGTCAAAACACAAAATATGTTGGTATTTAAACGGGGATAACCTGATACCTAAGTTCAACATGAGCTATGATTTGTTTAGAGTGGAATAGACATGAGCAAGTATTCACTCTCTCGTGAAGTGTATAAGTGGccttttccatcagttcggacttttggttgtgttggctagtgcatgaagcttgatatGGTATTAGCGCCCAGCGTCTCGAGTCAGATCGGCTTCTTTGTCGCCGATGTTGCCGATGAAGACGTGGATGTTGCCGATCGGAACGATCGTGCAGTGGATGGGGCTTCCCCTAGCCGGAACCCCGCACTCGTCGTTGGGGACAACAGGGACGTTGCTGGCGTAAAGGACACACCTGATGGCGACGGTGTCGCCGGTGCCGTGGATCCCGCCCAGATCCGTGCTACAGGCGCCTCTTGCCCCAAGGTGGACGCCAACTGCTGTTGTGTGATCGACGAGTACGCTATGTAAGGTAACCCACGGCGTGGAGGAGAGAGGTGGGCGAAAGGCGGAGAGGTACCAGGATGGTGAGacacgagttacccagcttcagaTCTTGCAACGGTGGTGAGATCCTACGTGTTGCTATACTTCACTATAAGGGCAAACAAGTGTGCGATTACAATGAAAGGATTGGTTCTGCCCCAAGGGCTCCCCAGATCCGGCTTATCAAGGCgcgaggatctagggtttacaaagAGTAGTCCAGGTTAGACTCTACTAGCACTATCCTAACTAGGTACATCTTCTCTACACGTAAGGATCTGGCTAACCTATATCGGTACGGACCCGGGCAACTAGGTCGGTGCAGATCCGGCTACAGCTTCTGATCGTGGACTCTCCATCTTGGTCAATCAGCTGGGCCAGCCAGTTAGGCCATAGGCccaaccaccatctgtgggccacctggGCTAGCCGGTATTGGACTATGTCGTTGGTATACCCATGAAGTATATCCAAAACAGTACCCCAGAGTTCTTCAAGATTCGCCTGGTCCTCCTCCTATCTCGGGTCACACCATTTCTTCGGGGCGGATCTAGACAAAATCTCTAAGGACTCCCAAAATCTAATAGTTTCCGCCTACTCGCCTAGCCTCTTGGCGGAATCTCTTCTTTTTCTTCAAAGTGGTTTCCAACTATTAGATCCATGGAATATACTTCCAAGGTCACTTAGTGAAAATCTCGTATCTTCGAATGGAGGTTACCGCGAACTTTACCCAGAATCTGGGGCAAAATAACGAGCCGAGGAAAATGAGCTCaggtcggacttttggttgcattggctagtgcatgaagcatgACACATTCAAAAAAATCTAAATaaaagcaagttcttcaaattttTACCTACATAACCAAAACAAGATTATTTCAGTAGGTCTCGCCCCTGCTCTTCCCATTTAAAAAATGCAAATTAACTGAACAAACTGTAAGAGTAGAATTATGTTGTGCAATATAGAGGCCTGAATGATCTAAGTAATGAATACAATTACCTGTTAACTTTTCTTTATTATTTGCCGAATTCTGATTTACTTCCTGGAGTCTTGATTCAACTGTCTCAGATGTGGCTTTAAACCTGAAAATGGTAACCCGGTGCACTAGCAAATAAGATGTAAGCTTCTAGATATAAACATTCAATTGTTTTGGGCGATTAATAAGTTGCAAGATTCCAACTAATATTTCCCATTTGCTATTCTGCAGGAGAAAGACAGGTCCAACCAATGTTGTTGATAGTGAATATGGAAGGATGAGCAGCTTATTATGTATTCTGGAAAGGTCTTACATAAAAATTACCAGCTGGCCATACTGTCAAATCACCAAATATTTATTCTTAGTTGTGTTAGTAATTTTAAGGAGATACATGTCAAGTAGTTAAGTACAACCTTGCTACCCCCAGCCAGATGTGTCACAATGAACCCGTTTAGTTTATCTAAACAATTGTTTTCTGATTTCAGTACAGAGTACATATGCATTGGCACATGAATGAGTATGAAATCAAAGAAGTGATCGCAGTTGATTTATACTGTACTTTGGTGAAGTTCCATGGCCTGAATTGTCTTTTAGTATCTGCGCCTCCTTGGCATACTCCTAGGAGAGAACAACGATAAATGAAAAATAAGATCACATGAACCCTTAACTAGCGTGCCTCCGGCACTAGAGTTGAATTTTCCACCATGTTAAGAAAAATGCTATAGCAGTGAGAATGAACCACCACATGAAACTTGTGTTTACTCTATACTGGATACTCCCTCCATTTATTTTTGAAGGGTGTATCTTGATTGGTTACAACAAGTTTTGACCAGCAATTTACGTATCATAAAAATGATGTCATTATATTTTTGTTAAAATTAATTATAATCACATAAGCATCATAATATCAGAATAATTGTTGATAAAAGTCATGTCTTAACTTAAACAATCAAAATATACCCTAAAGAAGAGGGAACAGTAAAGAGTAGAGACCTATTATCAGATCACTTTTGCGGTTGTGTCAATATGGTCATGATAGAACTACCAATAGTATTAGACATCAGAATATTGTCTACTAGATCAGTTCTCCATTAATTGGATTAGAACTGTAATTTTATATCCCCCGCAAAAAAAACTGTAATTTTATATCATAATGATTACATGACCATTATCAGTCTCGAACTAATGCCATAACATGTTTAGTTGGATCTATTGGCAGATAAAATATATAAGGAAGTGATCGATGAGATACATACTGTGAACTGAAAAGCATACATCATATTATAGTTTATGAACCTCGTTCAAGAAAATATGAATAAAATTTCATTTTCAGAAATATCAAAATTCAATTAAACTAGGACTATATGTGCCTAGCTATTACCTCTGTATGTGAAGGTTGACGTCTGCTCAAATCCAGGACGAAAGTACGGGAAGTATCTACATGGCTCACGAGGGGGAATATCTGGAGGTAGAAGGCGATATCATTCTCCACCTCCTGTAACTGGCAAGCCTGATTACCTCCAGTAAAGCAATGATACATGAAACTGCTGTCCTGGCAGGTTGTGATGAGCATAAATGCTCGCCGAAGTGTCTCCTCCAGCTGCTCCACTGGGTTCCTCGTATCTCGGTGTTGCATCAGTTGTGCCTCATGAAGCTCCTGCAGCAGGTCACCTATCATCTTCACACGCCTCGCGAGCTTCTGGCAGGTCTCTTTGTTCCTCTTGACCGTCTGCACTGCCTCCACAATCATCTTGATCAGCCCATATGCATCTATCCCTGCTAGCTGCGCAACGGTGGCCACTTGACCCACACCACTCAAAGTTGCCATCTCCTCACAGAGAACTGCAAAGAACAGCCCTTGCAAAGAAGGACCCAGTACCTAGCCAGCACATATATTATAACTTGGTCAGAGACTgagtttgaaaatattttttgGAAAAGCACTCCACTTTTGACTTCTAAGGGACTTCCTGCGGGTCCCGTCGATGAGAAAATTTCCAGCCTCAAGTATTGAACATCTGGCTTAGGATCATCCTAAGAAACTTCCAATGATGTGACGTCCACATGGAACTGTTGATTCAGAGAATGGGTAACCACCTAACCTAAGCACTAAAAGTGACGCAGTCACGAAATCTCCAGGAAGTTTCAACTGACCTTTCATCTTCACTGAATACATGGCAGAGGGAGTTTGCCAAGAAAGTTCCTGTGATGGGACACATCTTTCTCCAGTGAGTGGACTACTCAGTTGAAAGTAGAAATTTGAACTACAACAAGACAGACACGGCACAATTGTAATTATAGGCAGTTAGGCACTGCATTTCCACCCCGCCCAGATCGTACTCACCAGCAAAATTGTTGTTTCCTCCTCCGTAGCTACTCAGGCAGGCGGTGTAAACGCGCTGGACATAGTCCCATGAGCCATGACCATCTGAAATTCTGAAGGGCGGATTTCCTCGGGCAGCATTTCCTCAAACACCTGCGCTACAGAGAGTATTCCTGTTAATACAGCTCATAAAAAGGTTGCTTCATCGGAATATTATCTTGTCAAGGATCTCTTGGCACCATATGACTATACAGTATACATCATACATGAGAACATAAGCGGGCAGCCCGGAGATCGAGAACAGAGTTGCCATCGCCGGGTACCATCCTTGCGCTCTCGCTGGGTGCGGCATTTCTATCAGAAAGGAGAGCGAGCCCATAGATATAAGTAGCGAATTTACCGTGCGGTCAGTAAGGGCACGTCTCCGTGCTCCGCGCCGCCGCGTGCCGGAGCTCCGGCGACCTCCTGCGGTGGAAACGCGACTAGCACGGCCGGTGCCCATAAAGAAAACGCGATCTCCTCGTACCTGGGCCAAACCAGACCCCGTGTGCTCCCTATGGGCTTTGGCAGACCACAAGCTTCCGTGCCCACGTCTCCTTGGGATCTGAACCCAAAGTTCCCCAAAATCGTTAAAAAAATACCGACCTTTGTGAACGGAAGATAAATTATTCCGCATGCGACAAGTGGCGCGCTATGGTGCTAGAAAATCTCTGTGAGTAGTCTCTCTGCTCTCCACGTGTTGCAAGGGGGAGCAAGgtggggaggagggaggagggaagAGCTGGGCTGAGTCAGTTTTTCCTTTTTTCGTAGATTcattttttcaaaatgaaatatcttgagaaccgtaagtccaaatgACGAACCGTTTCCACTTTTGAGATCctctcgtcgagatcttcaaaactagatcccatgttgataggtttggagATACTTTTTTTTCGTACTTCCTATACTATTATGGTTGTACTCGTGCATGAACTGATAAGTACTTCAGTTTTTAATGTATTTGGTGCATTTTTTCCTTTACTCGTGTGAGCAACTGTACCTGTACTcgttcgtgtgcgcgactgtacctgtcTTATGTGGACGACTGTACATGTGCTCGCTCGTGTAGGCGAttgtacttactcgtgtgcgcAACTATACCTgtctcgtgtgcgcgactgtacctgtacctcgctcgtgtgcgcgactgtacctacTCGTATGCGCAACTGTACTtgctcgtgtgcgtgactgtacctaTACTCGCTCGCGTACGCgactgtactcgctcgtgtgcgcgactgtacctacTCGTATGTgcaactgtacctgctcgtgtgcgcgaTTGTAAGGGTTGAGTGCTCAACTAGGTAGACTTGCCAGGCTAAACGCCAGCATTCTGGTCTCTTTGTTGATAGGTGCTCCTTTCTGGCTCTTGTCAGGCTATGGGTTTAGGTTCTGAGGAGCTAGCTGAGGTGGCTTTGTTTGGCTAGTATGATTGGCTTTTCAGTTCTAACCAGGAAGGCGTGCTAAAAAGGGTCTTCGGGTGTCAGGGTCTTCGGTTGAGAAAGGCACAGAGACGTGCTTTTTCTTAGCAAAACGGTTAGCAAGCACTTTTCGGTGTTGCTCCATCTCGGGTAAAAACTAGGGAAATAGGGGAAAGCCAGTTCGGGTGCTTTTCAAGATAGGGGTCGGGAAAAGGAGGCAGTTTATTCTGGTCCTCGAGCTATTAGGCAGATATATTTTACTGAATAAGGCGAAATTTTCTCGATTTCGAGAAAAATTGGTAGGAATCTAATCGATTCCAGCTACTTTTCACTTGAAACAGAGAACTATTCTGTCTTTTCAGTAGTCTCTTCCTAGCTAATGACTGCCTGGAATTGACTCACAACAGCTAAGAGACAGGAGACTAGATACCTCGGAGGCTGCAACCTTAATATTACACGCCAAAGAGATGACGAACGAGTATTTTTTAGAGAGATTTACTTTTCTTTTTGACC
This region of Lolium perenne isolate Kyuss_39 chromosome 2, Kyuss_2.0, whole genome shotgun sequence genomic DNA includes:
- the LOC127329188 gene encoding uncharacterized protein — protein: MNFHGVTSAAQVEMLAPPPRLVTDEERQRHRHRWLAIAMTVWHENFLQDVYGENKFFTQQQVERNTAKTANRARKAFILAQMEGPTTIDDNDPRWGISFRPPSPVHRAPASNG
- the LOC127335051 gene encoding cysteine-rich receptor-like protein kinase 10 — encoded protein: MATLSGVGQVATVAQLAGIDAYGLIKMIVEAVQTVKRNKETCQKLARRVKMIGDLLQELHEAQLMQHRDTRNPVEQLEETLRRAFMLITTCQDSSFMYHCFTGGNQACQLQEVENDIAFYLQIFPLVSHVDTSRTFVLDLSRRQPSHTEEYAKEAQILKDNSGHGTSPKFKATSETVESRLQEVNQNSANNKEKLTGNHFSNGPQKRKAERIAVDKDILVNLLCAERCSRLLLFNLSQVVKFTENFKWDNVVGRGAFGYVYKGKLPSGTEIAVKRFAASSTQGLEEFTAEIETIANLQHRNVIRLLGFCIQREKDFLGFHIQHEEMILVYEYMPNKSLASFLYSYTKTRESLNWSKRLHIIEGIAQGLVYLHDLSHQCVVHMDLKANNILLDYDMNPKISDFGMARILPSSGTEETSDTVKGTNGYMDPEYIRYGKFSVKSDVYSFGILILEIVSRKRCISLSPNGDMMNLPTHAWDLWKAGKSHELLDLSPVPLCNEPQTAQIIKCIHVALLCIQDCPMHRPTMSDVLLMLRSESISLPTPSVPSSWSVDP